In Microbacterium laevaniformans, a single window of DNA contains:
- a CDS encoding sensor histidine kinase: MSDLQSTGHRDIAELHFEVHPSVLFKLGEDLITDDAQALVELIKNSYDADAQTVRVEIDTEHWYDRVSGEQLETDMASPAGAVRGRLTVQDDGHGMSLDAIKRGWLTVSNSEKRVFKSKGLTTARDRTPLGDKGLGRLGVQRLGHLVGLTTVAAEPGGQARHELMIDWASFFDAENLSSVLLAVSSEPALGARTGSTVSVLGLKNRGYWEGTGELDLQKQLVSILSPYENAAGLRVFIKINGAEVDMRREARRLLDAAPNILQFSFRDGILEIGAKTQVSALRGQSAVQSATFQQLISPDNGHAFAEWLLSEHASRAKAVGAELGDDKYFLRFQRKLAFDDAVDPRFNAGDPGPFSGELSSFTYGRAEDSALDSASELRDFARSVAGIRVFRDGFGIRLDDDWLGLSAQQTTATSFYGLRPLNTAGFVNLSARDNAALEETSSREAFRDTPAWRGFFQLMIQVVKFARETQELVRRNWTIYAREHTTPSELSDTATPSDIGGHIVARASEALKSRSRAQSARRTLNSLDRIVEDLSTSAQDSALSMWTDPKLREAVDKAASQISDAQSQLVSALGEVDSILGVLDDLRGAAALLEEKLTLAEERISNAWESVALGLSAEILAHEVDQISDRLRGRSHQILDYLRKQQPIDTRTVAYVEHVRASSAELTRQVARLNPALRFRRETRSTHLVSELILSAAEFHGPRLKAARINLAMETVQDFRIRVNEGKFMQVIDNLIRNSEYWVTRHLLQKHIETGEITVTIDSPRVIVSDNGPGVQPSVEDTLFEPFITMKPMTEGRGLGLFVVSQLLDSEGGSIALGEHRNKGGRPDTFEVDLRGLLEGDANPAGSAE; encoded by the coding sequence TTGTCTGATCTTCAAAGCACCGGTCACCGCGATATCGCCGAGTTGCACTTCGAGGTGCATCCGTCCGTGCTCTTCAAGCTGGGCGAAGACCTGATCACCGACGATGCCCAGGCGCTTGTCGAGCTGATCAAGAACTCCTATGACGCCGACGCACAGACGGTTCGCGTCGAGATCGATACCGAGCACTGGTACGACCGCGTGAGTGGCGAGCAGCTTGAGACAGACATGGCATCCCCCGCGGGTGCTGTCAGGGGCAGACTCACGGTGCAAGACGATGGACACGGGATGAGCCTCGATGCGATCAAGCGGGGCTGGCTTACTGTGTCGAACAGTGAGAAGCGCGTCTTTAAGTCGAAGGGTCTCACAACGGCGCGCGACCGCACACCACTGGGGGACAAGGGTCTCGGGCGACTCGGTGTCCAGCGGTTGGGGCACCTCGTTGGGCTTACTACTGTGGCGGCTGAACCAGGCGGCCAAGCGCGTCATGAACTCATGATCGACTGGGCGTCCTTCTTTGACGCGGAGAACCTTTCCTCGGTCCTGCTCGCTGTTTCCTCAGAGCCCGCCCTCGGGGCCAGGACGGGCAGCACAGTCTCCGTGCTCGGGCTGAAGAACCGCGGCTATTGGGAGGGAACTGGGGAGCTCGACCTTCAGAAGCAGCTCGTGTCCATACTCTCCCCGTATGAGAACGCTGCCGGGCTTCGGGTGTTCATCAAGATCAACGGCGCCGAGGTGGACATGCGACGTGAAGCGCGTCGGCTGCTCGACGCTGCGCCCAACATCCTGCAGTTCAGCTTCAGGGACGGCATTCTCGAGATCGGCGCGAAGACCCAGGTCAGCGCGCTCCGTGGCCAATCGGCAGTCCAGAGCGCGACCTTCCAGCAGTTGATTTCACCGGACAACGGACACGCGTTCGCCGAATGGCTGCTATCAGAGCACGCATCGCGCGCGAAAGCTGTGGGTGCGGAACTGGGCGACGACAAGTACTTCCTGCGATTTCAACGGAAGTTGGCCTTCGATGACGCGGTGGATCCAAGGTTCAACGCGGGCGATCCAGGGCCCTTCAGCGGGGAGCTAAGCTCCTTCACCTACGGGAGGGCGGAAGACTCCGCGCTGGACAGCGCCAGTGAGTTGCGCGACTTTGCCCGGAGCGTCGCCGGTATCCGGGTGTTCCGGGACGGGTTCGGGATCCGCCTGGACGACGACTGGCTTGGTCTGTCGGCTCAACAGACCACTGCAACGTCGTTCTATGGACTCCGGCCACTCAACACGGCCGGCTTCGTCAACCTCTCTGCGCGGGACAACGCGGCCCTCGAGGAGACCTCCAGCCGTGAGGCTTTTCGCGACACACCCGCTTGGCGCGGTTTCTTCCAACTCATGATCCAGGTAGTCAAGTTCGCCCGCGAGACCCAGGAACTCGTCCGTCGAAACTGGACTATCTACGCGCGTGAACACACGACGCCCTCTGAGCTCAGTGATACCGCGACTCCGAGTGACATCGGTGGACACATCGTGGCTCGCGCCTCGGAAGCCCTGAAGTCGCGATCACGTGCGCAGAGTGCGCGGCGCACTCTCAACTCCTTGGATCGCATTGTCGAGGATCTGAGCACGTCGGCACAGGACTCGGCACTGTCGATGTGGACGGATCCGAAGCTCAGGGAGGCGGTCGACAAGGCGGCCTCCCAGATCAGCGACGCTCAGTCCCAACTTGTCAGCGCGCTCGGCGAAGTTGACTCCATCCTCGGAGTGCTCGACGATCTTCGGGGCGCCGCCGCTCTGTTGGAGGAGAAGCTCACCCTCGCCGAAGAGCGAATCTCCAACGCATGGGAGTCGGTGGCACTGGGGCTTAGCGCTGAGATCCTCGCGCACGAGGTCGATCAGATCTCAGACAGGCTCCGTGGAAGGAGCCACCAGATCCTGGACTACTTGCGAAAGCAGCAACCGATCGACACTCGAACTGTCGCCTACGTCGAGCATGTCCGCGCATCTTCTGCGGAACTCACCAGGCAGGTTGCTCGCCTCAACCCCGCACTTCGATTCCGGCGAGAAACGCGGTCGACCCACCTTGTGAGCGAACTGATCCTCAGTGCTGCTGAGTTCCACGGTCCGCGGCTGAAAGCCGCGCGAATCAATCTCGCCATGGAGACTGTGCAGGACTTCAGAATCCGTGTGAACGAGGGCAAGTTCATGCAGGTAATCGACAACCTGATCCGAAACAGTGAGTACTGGGTGACGAGGCACCTGCTCCAGAAGCACATCGAGACGGGCGAGATCACGGTCACCATTGATTCACCGCGCGTGATCGTCAGCGACAACGGACCAGGCGTTCAACCGTCTGTCGAGGACACACTCTTCGAACCGTTCATCACCATGAAACCTATGACTGAGGGGCGCGGTCTGGGACTGTTCGTAGTTTCCCAGCTTCTCGACTCCGAAGGAGGCTCGATCGCACTGGGCGAGCACCGAAACAAGGGCGGGCGGCCCGACACGTTCGAAGTGGACCTACGGGGCTTGCTCGAAGGAGATGCCAACCCAGCGGGGAGCGCGGAATGA
- a CDS encoding DUF1643 domain-containing protein codes for MPGSARIVRRDIVGCRPVLAEEIMTRPPRRETTHFAREQLVAILANPRFEPSGRSEKRVALARDVLGFKSARIANLFAWPSASSRDIALLGKVPEGWQDARRELTEAVYEADAVLVGFGLIPSSRESGPQLRAQLRWLHEELRRSGHVAVWQVGDRPRHPSRWHQYVSDAHGRTAGGTFEERLHQVLRAVPLDDCDWA; via the coding sequence ATGCCCGGCTCTGCCCGCATCGTCCGTCGCGATATCGTGGGTTGCCGTCCAGTCTTAGCCGAGGAGATCATGACACGACCCCCACGGCGCGAAACCACCCACTTCGCTCGGGAGCAGTTGGTTGCGATCCTGGCAAACCCTCGGTTCGAGCCAAGCGGCCGGTCGGAGAAGCGGGTAGCGCTGGCGCGCGACGTTCTTGGATTCAAGAGTGCGCGAATCGCGAACCTGTTCGCGTGGCCCAGCGCTAGCTCGCGCGACATCGCGCTGCTCGGCAAGGTGCCCGAGGGCTGGCAGGACGCTCGACGCGAGCTGACGGAGGCCGTGTACGAGGCCGACGCGGTGCTCGTCGGTTTCGGGCTCATCCCATCTTCCCGCGAATCGGGTCCGCAGCTACGGGCGCAGCTTCGGTGGCTGCATGAAGAGCTGCGCAGGAGTGGGCATGTGGCTGTGTGGCAGGTCGGCGATCGGCCGCGGCACCCATCCCGTTGGCATCAGTACGTCAGCGACGCCCACGGGCGCACAGCCGGTGGGACGTTTGAGGAGCGGTTGCATCAAGTGCTCCGTGCCGTGCCGCTCGACGACTGTGATTGGGCTTGA
- a CDS encoding AAA family ATPase has product MDVDALIHDIREVRLRGMPKIVTTSLDKVPSLRAALALYRPDLDDANRRNYLKELLEDALALGEAHWAQGIRIALNMDDRRDTSKERRERFANHHNSYAETVRKNGLEENAFRELAKAIIAVVQPDPRGDNVAVQPLDEASTGREESPADRIITSSARAYFAVDSFEQDLRQAIDRYLLNDLSEFEVFGPALDDLAARRTRDDTGGYRSLTAYLTLQEAYDYLLDLPATLPDEVARELQRERPARDRFLPIRNRVMRGRPLQFDDLEIVEQFTRRFTSSAFAQTEAALRQLSSDAGWQPRPRMGSGQVERILHNLPSADFDETGLLGREQQLDDIVHKIKTSRSGMVTLIGEGGIGKSALALEACYRLVDDPDSPFEIILWTSLKTEQLTASGVSDLVGAVRDMDGVAQAIGEAIDPTFLGSANELARLLGGRPALLVIDNLETAQGQEPRNLVGALPRSVSYLFTSRVGVGLGSIDDERVGPLDADSAVLLFRRFASTRPRSARLDPSDEGLREIVARLRYSPLAIRWYILSVESGAAPDFTLQHQEDLLRFCVGNVVETLPEAEKRLLAVIRGLDRPVSFEELEILTETDFDSLRRSVQNLRQGSLLAQVQSSDVDEVWHIVLSSTARAFLPADTASAWVDDALQREAAYRAERQLARIEGRERFFDTDHVRERSERDAPVVHLLRRALREQKSGLRADAAATIARARSLSPDYFEVDRIEAYFASIHRQAARATRHFEAALTNCATEEERAWVGYFYSVHLGRADRDLPQAIHWAEVAHTFFKRYESATQLGTYYTWDHRFQDALNLIEWARTQDLSPKFRRIAATSLVECYRQWSEADLKAGRARDALEHAIAAVRSGVVDHVADPTDSKLMRSVAEAAVATIEAAVAAKELSAEERHQVADVLKPVLEDPYLPQSESWTYVDRALSTLSAEDRACIAPSHAPKEAAPRAAALRGTVVTLNEKFGFASHPDFPNNIFFHSSFLRPPLRLGDLKVGSMIEFDHSLRDDGRDQAVDVTLVHAGAE; this is encoded by the coding sequence TTGGACGTCGACGCGCTCATCCACGACATTCGCGAGGTTCGGCTTCGCGGCATGCCGAAGATCGTCACCACTTCCCTAGACAAGGTTCCGAGCCTGCGGGCCGCTCTCGCCCTCTATAGACCAGATCTCGATGACGCCAACCGCCGGAACTACCTGAAGGAGCTCCTGGAGGACGCCCTGGCACTCGGCGAGGCGCACTGGGCGCAGGGCATCCGAATCGCCCTGAACATGGATGACAGGCGTGACACGTCGAAGGAGCGTCGCGAACGATTCGCCAACCACCACAACAGCTACGCGGAGACGGTCCGGAAGAATGGTCTTGAGGAGAACGCCTTCCGCGAGCTCGCGAAAGCGATCATCGCAGTGGTGCAGCCCGATCCGCGCGGCGACAACGTTGCGGTGCAGCCGCTCGACGAAGCATCCACTGGACGGGAAGAATCCCCGGCAGACCGGATCATCACGTCAAGCGCTCGGGCCTACTTCGCGGTCGACTCGTTTGAGCAAGATCTGCGACAGGCGATCGATCGGTATCTGCTGAACGATCTGAGTGAGTTCGAAGTGTTCGGCCCCGCGCTCGATGATCTGGCCGCGCGTAGAACCCGCGATGATACGGGGGGGTATCGCAGCCTGACCGCTTACCTGACGCTGCAGGAGGCATACGACTATCTGCTCGACCTGCCGGCGACCTTGCCAGACGAGGTCGCCCGCGAGCTTCAACGCGAGCGTCCGGCGCGGGACCGGTTCTTGCCGATTCGCAACCGCGTCATGCGAGGCCGCCCACTTCAGTTCGATGATCTCGAGATCGTGGAGCAGTTCACACGGCGGTTCACATCCAGCGCCTTTGCGCAGACCGAGGCCGCACTCCGCCAGCTGTCCTCTGATGCCGGCTGGCAGCCCCGGCCCAGAATGGGCTCGGGACAGGTCGAGCGGATCCTTCACAACCTCCCCTCTGCAGACTTCGACGAAACCGGCCTGCTCGGGCGCGAGCAGCAGCTGGATGACATCGTTCACAAGATCAAGACGAGCCGCTCCGGAATGGTGACGCTGATCGGCGAAGGTGGCATCGGCAAGAGCGCGTTGGCGCTCGAGGCCTGCTACCGCCTCGTCGACGACCCCGATTCTCCGTTCGAGATCATCCTCTGGACGTCGCTCAAGACTGAGCAGCTCACGGCTTCCGGAGTCTCCGATCTCGTCGGCGCAGTCCGGGACATGGATGGCGTCGCTCAGGCGATCGGCGAGGCGATCGATCCCACGTTCCTCGGCAGCGCGAACGAGTTAGCGAGACTCCTCGGCGGCCGCCCTGCACTGCTGGTCATCGACAATCTCGAGACAGCCCAGGGACAGGAGCCGCGCAACCTCGTCGGTGCTCTCCCGCGTTCCGTGTCCTATCTGTTCACGAGCAGGGTGGGTGTCGGACTCGGCTCTATCGATGACGAACGAGTCGGCCCGCTCGACGCAGACAGCGCAGTGCTGTTGTTCCGGCGCTTCGCCAGCACCCGCCCACGGTCGGCACGGCTGGATCCGAGCGACGAAGGACTCCGTGAAATCGTCGCTCGCCTTCGCTACTCGCCGCTGGCCATCCGCTGGTATATCCTCAGTGTCGAATCCGGCGCTGCACCCGATTTCACGCTTCAGCACCAAGAGGATCTGCTTCGATTCTGCGTCGGAAATGTCGTCGAGACGTTGCCGGAAGCGGAGAAGCGCCTACTCGCGGTCATCCGGGGGCTCGATCGTCCGGTGTCGTTCGAAGAGCTCGAGATCCTCACCGAGACGGATTTCGATTCGCTGCGCCGCAGCGTCCAGAATCTGCGACAGGGATCACTGCTCGCGCAGGTTCAGTCATCTGATGTCGACGAGGTGTGGCACATCGTGCTGTCCTCCACCGCGAGAGCTTTCCTGCCGGCGGATACAGCCAGCGCGTGGGTCGACGATGCGCTGCAGCGGGAGGCTGCCTATCGGGCCGAGCGTCAGTTGGCCCGTATCGAGGGTCGCGAGCGATTCTTCGACACGGATCACGTGCGGGAGCGCTCAGAGCGAGACGCCCCCGTGGTCCATCTACTGCGACGCGCGCTGCGCGAACAGAAGTCTGGCCTTCGGGCCGATGCGGCCGCCACCATTGCCCGTGCCCGTTCTCTGTCACCGGACTACTTTGAGGTCGACCGAATTGAGGCGTACTTCGCGAGCATCCATAGGCAGGCGGCAAGAGCCACGCGGCACTTCGAAGCAGCACTCACGAACTGCGCGACTGAAGAGGAGCGAGCCTGGGTGGGGTACTTCTACTCGGTTCATCTTGGACGCGCTGATCGTGACCTTCCCCAGGCAATCCATTGGGCGGAAGTCGCGCATACGTTCTTCAAGCGCTACGAGTCAGCAACGCAACTGGGCACGTATTACACCTGGGACCATCGCTTTCAGGACGCTCTGAACCTGATCGAATGGGCTCGTACGCAGGATCTATCGCCGAAGTTCCGGAGGATCGCCGCAACCTCGCTTGTCGAGTGCTACCGGCAGTGGAGCGAAGCCGATCTGAAAGCCGGGCGTGCGAGGGATGCTCTCGAGCACGCAATTGCGGCGGTGCGGTCAGGCGTGGTCGACCATGTCGCCGACCCCACCGACAGCAAACTCATGCGCTCTGTTGCGGAGGCTGCGGTTGCGACCATTGAGGCCGCCGTCGCGGCGAAGGAACTAAGTGCAGAGGAGCGACACCAGGTGGCAGACGTACTCAAGCCCGTGCTGGAGGATCCCTACCTTCCGCAGTCGGAGTCGTGGACCTACGTCGACCGCGCTTTGTCAACGTTGTCGGCAGAAGACCGAGCCTGCATCGCTCCATCCCATGCACCCAAGGAAGCCGCCCCGCGCGCGGCCGCCCTTAGAGGCACCGTCGTCACGCTGAATGAAAAGTTCGGGTTTGCGTCTCACCCCGACTTCCCAAATAACATCTTCTTCCACTCAAGCTTCCTACGCCCCCCTCTGAGACTCGGTGATCTGAAGGTCGGGTCCATGATCGAATTCGACCACTCTTTACGCGACGACGGACGAGATCAGGCAGTCGACGTGACGCTCGTGCACGCGGGTGCCGAGTAA
- the brxL gene encoding protease Lon-related BREX system protein BrxL, whose translation MTDAIKLDEIDETAAAAFEGYVVRKDLAQQFKGAYPVPTYVGEFLIGRYCATTDPEEIEEGLQVVRRLLADRTVRAGEEELFKSRARERMTIKLIDLVKARLDAKSNAYVAELPSLGLKDVRIDDAVVRDNERMLTGGFYAEVDLFYDAAIAEENNGKPFAIGSLRPIQLSTRDSLSRLAEGRSRFTTEQWKHLLLRSVGFEPTQLSEREQDVLLLRMVPFVQRNFNMVELGPRGTGKSHLFQQVSPYAHLISGGKATVARMFVNNATGQRGLVAQYDVVCFDEVSGVSFDQKDGVNIMKGYMESGEFSRGRESIRADGSIVLVGNFDVDVAHQQRIGHLLSPLPPEMRDDTAFMDRIHAYLPGWDVPKLNPTYFTHHFGLVSDFLSECWSRLRDQSRLASIQGRVNYSDALSGRDLSAVNKTVDGLLKLLYPDAESAISDEDLEWAVRIALECRRRVKEQQRRIGAAEFRNTQFGYRLGEGVEQFVSTPELASPDSIGLDPLPPGQVWAISEGSGDVGPGLYRIEAADTPGSGARGLLNQAAPATLRESFKVAEQNLIAQARQLVGDRDPREHNLTAQVRALDAAKTGAGLGLPILLALASAMLQRSVRGGLIAVGNLSLGGGIETVLNAAALAEHAMEKGASALLLPVSARRQLLDVSDEVATKVSFVFYSDAQDALVKALDE comes from the coding sequence ATGACCGACGCGATCAAACTCGACGAGATCGATGAGACCGCGGCCGCGGCATTCGAGGGCTATGTCGTTCGAAAGGACCTCGCGCAGCAGTTCAAGGGCGCGTATCCGGTCCCAACGTACGTCGGCGAGTTTCTGATCGGACGCTACTGCGCTACGACGGATCCTGAAGAGATCGAAGAGGGACTCCAGGTCGTGCGACGACTCCTTGCCGACCGCACCGTGCGGGCGGGCGAGGAGGAACTGTTCAAGTCGCGTGCTCGCGAGCGCATGACCATCAAGCTCATTGACCTCGTCAAGGCCCGCCTCGACGCGAAGTCGAACGCGTACGTCGCAGAGCTGCCGAGTCTCGGACTGAAGGACGTCCGCATTGACGACGCCGTCGTGCGCGACAACGAGCGCATGCTGACCGGGGGCTTCTACGCGGAGGTCGACCTGTTCTACGACGCCGCGATCGCGGAGGAGAACAACGGCAAGCCCTTCGCCATCGGGTCGCTGCGCCCGATCCAGCTCTCGACCCGCGACTCGCTCTCGCGATTGGCCGAAGGCCGCTCGCGGTTCACGACTGAGCAGTGGAAGCATCTCCTGCTTCGGTCGGTGGGCTTCGAGCCCACGCAGCTCAGCGAGCGCGAGCAGGATGTCCTGCTGCTGCGCATGGTCCCGTTCGTGCAACGGAACTTCAACATGGTCGAGCTCGGGCCTCGCGGTACCGGCAAGTCTCACCTGTTCCAGCAGGTCTCGCCCTACGCACACCTGATCTCTGGGGGTAAGGCCACGGTTGCACGGATGTTCGTCAACAACGCCACCGGACAGCGGGGCCTCGTTGCGCAGTACGACGTCGTGTGCTTCGACGAGGTCTCGGGTGTCTCCTTCGATCAGAAGGACGGCGTCAACATCATGAAGGGCTACATGGAGTCGGGCGAGTTCTCCCGAGGCCGTGAGTCGATCCGCGCCGACGGCTCGATCGTGCTCGTCGGCAACTTCGACGTCGACGTCGCCCACCAGCAGCGCATTGGTCACCTGCTGTCGCCGCTGCCACCGGAGATGCGCGACGACACGGCGTTCATGGACCGCATCCACGCGTACTTGCCCGGCTGGGATGTCCCTAAGCTCAACCCGACGTACTTCACCCACCACTTCGGTCTCGTCAGCGACTTCCTCTCTGAGTGCTGGTCGCGTCTGCGAGATCAGTCGCGCCTCGCGTCCATCCAGGGGCGGGTCAACTACTCCGACGCACTGTCGGGGCGTGACCTGTCGGCGGTCAACAAGACCGTCGATGGCTTGCTCAAGCTTCTGTACCCTGACGCGGAGTCCGCCATCTCCGACGAGGATCTCGAATGGGCGGTGCGCATCGCCCTCGAGTGCCGCCGCCGGGTCAAGGAGCAGCAGCGCCGCATCGGCGCGGCCGAGTTCCGCAACACTCAGTTCGGCTACCGTCTCGGCGAGGGAGTCGAGCAGTTCGTCTCGACGCCTGAGCTGGCGAGTCCTGACTCGATTGGCCTCGACCCGCTGCCACCCGGCCAGGTGTGGGCAATCTCCGAAGGTAGCGGCGATGTTGGCCCGGGGTTATATCGGATCGAGGCGGCCGATACGCCCGGCTCGGGCGCACGCGGGCTGCTCAACCAGGCCGCGCCCGCCACGCTCCGCGAGAGCTTCAAGGTCGCCGAGCAGAATCTCATCGCCCAGGCCAGACAACTCGTAGGCGATCGTGACCCCCGCGAGCACAATCTCACCGCGCAGGTCCGCGCACTCGACGCCGCCAAGACCGGCGCCGGCCTCGGCCTCCCGATCCTCCTCGCACTCGCCTCGGCCATGCTCCAACGGTCGGTTCGTGGTGGTCTCATCGCGGTCGGCAACCTGTCGTTGGGTGGCGGGATCGAGACCGTGTTGAATGCCGCAGCACTCGCTGAACACGCGATGGAGAAGGGCGCGTCGGCGCTTCTGTTGCCCGTATCTGCGCGTCGGCAACTCCTTGACGTCAGCGACGAGGTTGCCACGAAGGTCTCCTTCGTCTTCTACAGCGACGCCCAGGACGCACTCGTGAAAGCGCTCGACGAATGA
- a CDS encoding MIT C-terminal domain-containing protein, producing the protein MAILLQSSTLLPRRSAGARFSAVPLTIGIALLPALVRFVRTARAVESSDLPAPEQQAALFEGTRWFEAGETHVTYRGVLGEHLQDEDQITIVDPHVKSFRQIRMLGELLESLARPDGTEVHVRLVTGRPSNGLEWEIGQATALMTVKEAAAERGVHLTVDFAETNHDRWITTPRWTIILGKGIDF; encoded by the coding sequence ATGGCCATCCTTCTTCAGTCCTCGACATTGCTCCCACGTCGATCCGCTGGCGCACGGTTTTCGGCCGTGCCTCTCACGATCGGCATCGCGCTACTGCCGGCTCTCGTCAGGTTCGTTCGCACCGCCCGTGCCGTCGAGTCTTCGGATCTGCCGGCACCCGAACAGCAGGCCGCGCTCTTCGAGGGCACGCGGTGGTTCGAGGCGGGAGAGACGCACGTCACTTACCGAGGCGTCCTCGGCGAGCACCTTCAGGACGAGGACCAGATCACGATCGTCGACCCGCACGTGAAGTCGTTCCGTCAGATCCGCATGCTCGGCGAGCTGCTCGAGAGCCTCGCCCGTCCCGACGGCACCGAGGTTCACGTCCGCCTCGTGACAGGGCGGCCGTCGAATGGTCTCGAGTGGGAGATCGGTCAGGCCACGGCCTTGATGACGGTCAAGGAGGCCGCTGCGGAACGCGGTGTCCACCTCACCGTCGACTTCGCCGAGACGAATCATGATCGTTGGATCACGACGCCGCGCTGGACGATCATCCTCGGCAAGGGCATCGACTTCTAG
- a CDS encoding IS3 family transposase (programmed frameshift), translated as MARKNYTDEFRQRAVDLYESTPGATLKAIAADLGISRGALKEWVDKLGSGTAAAGSVSPPVSVRSESQAARIIRLEAELAVSRAEQVKLETERDILRQAAKYFAGGDELVNRFQFVEDHKDAYGVKRLCEVIEIARSSFYAWLAAAPGRAARAADDARLAARIRVLQDPAQGGDRAYGAPRITADLNDGVPAAGRVNHKRVARVMREHALAGIRLRRRVKTTIPDQSGRKFPDLVGRDFSTGEPNRRYVGDITYLPIADGSNLYLATCIDLGSRKLAGWQVADHMRTELVEGALRGAHRDRGSLAGAVFHSDHGSVYASKAYAALCEQLKVTQSMGAVGTSADNSLAESFNAALKRELLQGASAFPDQATAYRAVFRWTNRYNTRRRHSAIGQITPNSYENTYAAARSATLTEAA; from the exons ATGGCAAGGAAGAACTACACGGACGAGTTCCGGCAGCGTGCGGTGGATTTGTACGAGTCCACGCCGGGCGCGACGCTGAAAGCGATCGCGGCCGATTTGGGGATCTCCCGTGGTGCGTTGAAGGAATGGGTCGACAAGCTCGGATCCGGGACCGCTGCGGCCGGTTCGGTGTCGCCGCCGGTGTCGGTGCGGTCGGAGTCGCAGGCGGCGAGGATCATCCGGTTGGAAGCCGAGTTAGCGGTCTCGAGAGCGGAGCAGGTCAAGCTCGAGACGGAGCGGGACATCCTCCGTCAGGCGGCGAAGTATTTCGCTG GCGGAGACGAACTGGTGAACCGCTTCCAGTTCGTCGAGGACCACAAGGACGCCTACGGCGTGAAGCGGTTGTGTGAGGTCATCGAGATCGCCCGGTCCTCGTTCTACGCGTGGCTGGCCGCAGCCCCGGGACGGGCCGCGCGAGCCGCGGACGACGCCCGGTTGGCGGCACGGATCCGGGTGCTGCAGGACCCCGCGCAGGGTGGTGACCGCGCCTACGGGGCACCGAGGATCACTGCCGACCTCAACGACGGCGTCCCCGCCGCCGGGCGGGTGAATCATAAGCGGGTCGCTCGGGTGATGCGGGAACACGCGCTCGCGGGGATCCGACTGCGCCGCCGGGTGAAGACCACGATCCCGGACCAGTCCGGACGGAAGTTCCCCGACCTGGTCGGGCGGGACTTCAGCACCGGGGAGCCGAACCGCAGGTATGTCGGCGATATCACCTACCTCCCCATCGCGGACGGCAGCAACCTGTATCTGGCGACCTGCATCGACCTCGGGTCGCGCAAGCTCGCCGGCTGGCAGGTCGCCGACCACATGCGCACCGAACTCGTCGAAGGCGCTCTCCGCGGCGCGCACCGCGACCGCGGATCGCTGGCCGGCGCAGTGTTCCACAGCGACCACGGCTCGGTCTACGCGTCGAAAGCCTACGCAGCACTCTGCGAGCAGCTCAAGGTGACCCAGTCCATGGGCGCGGTGGGCACGAGCGCCGACAACTCGCTGGCCGAGAGCTTCAACGCCGCGCTCAAACGCGAGCTCCTCCAAGGCGCGTCGGCGTTCCCCGATCAAGCCACCGCCTACCGGGCCGTGTTCCGGTGGACGAACCGATACAACACGCGCCGACGCCACTCCGCGATCGGCCAGATCACCCCGAACAGCTACGAGAACACCTACGCGGCCGCGAGATCAGCTACCCTCACGGAAGCGGCATAA